The Agrobacterium cucumeris genome has a segment encoding these proteins:
- a CDS encoding acyl-CoA thioesterase, whose protein sequence is MTEIPTIEKPAQRGAITSLIDIVFPGDTNHHGTLFGGTGLALMDRVAFIAATRFGRAPFVTASCERIDFRQPARIGHIVEFTARPVRAGRRSLTVEVEMVAETIVGRQRHTCTKGIFHMVAVPEGENASSYALPVLAPEETREASETVAMVEIVFPDQANSVGRMFGGEAIAYMTKAAFVAASRYSGKLVVLASSERIDFARSIEIGEIVEAVAHVTRVGRSSMSIETKLWSENLLTGERHITATGHFTMVAVDADHRPVPVRDSTPAHPAPYQGRA, encoded by the coding sequence ATGACAGAAATCCCGACAATAGAAAAGCCTGCTCAGCGCGGCGCAATAACCAGTCTTATCGATATCGTCTTTCCAGGAGATACAAATCACCACGGTACGCTCTTCGGAGGAACCGGTCTCGCGCTCATGGATCGTGTTGCCTTCATTGCGGCGACCCGGTTCGGGCGGGCACCTTTCGTGACTGCCTCTTGCGAGCGCATTGATTTCCGGCAGCCGGCGCGCATCGGGCACATCGTCGAATTCACGGCCAGACCAGTCAGGGCCGGCCGTCGCTCTCTGACGGTCGAGGTCGAAATGGTGGCGGAAACCATTGTCGGTCGTCAACGACACACCTGTACGAAGGGCATCTTTCATATGGTTGCCGTTCCAGAGGGCGAGAATGCATCGAGCTACGCCTTGCCCGTACTCGCTCCCGAAGAAACCAGGGAAGCCAGTGAAACAGTGGCCATGGTGGAGATCGTATTTCCAGATCAGGCCAACAGTGTAGGCCGGATGTTCGGGGGCGAAGCGATCGCCTACATGACCAAGGCGGCATTCGTTGCGGCGTCGCGCTACTCCGGCAAGCTTGTGGTACTGGCCTCATCCGAGCGCATCGACTTTGCAAGATCAATCGAGATCGGTGAGATTGTCGAGGCGGTGGCGCACGTCACGCGTGTTGGCCGCAGCTCCATGTCCATCGAAACAAAACTCTGGTCCGAAAACCTGCTGACCGGTGAGAGACATATTACCGCCACCGGACATTTCACGATGGTCGCGGTCGACGCGGACCACCGGCCGGTTCCTGTCCGCGATAGCACTCCTGCACACCCGGCTCCTTACCAAGGTCGGGCATAA
- a CDS encoding LysR family transcriptional regulator, whose product MLDRQHLSILREVDRLGSLTAAAERLNVSQSALSHTIRKLEERYGVPMWEKDGRNLRLTEAGRYIVTLAQRVLPQIERAEDVLSDYRHGQRGSLKIGMECHPCHQWLMGVTKPYLMEWPDVGLELTTSFAFGGVTALTGYEIDILITPDPIETPGIHYLPVFDYELVLAVPIDHPLALKDHAEPMDLLDETLFTYPVPPERLDVFTQFLVPANCRPRHHRNVETTEMMLQLVAAGRGVSAVPDWLVRREAAALGVRPIHIGPEGIRKSIHLGLREGDDAVDFIAGFVETSRQR is encoded by the coding sequence ATGCTGGACAGACAACATCTATCGATCCTGCGTGAAGTCGACCGCTTGGGCAGCCTGACAGCGGCGGCGGAGCGGCTGAACGTCTCCCAGTCTGCTCTTAGCCACACGATCCGCAAGCTGGAAGAACGCTATGGCGTGCCGATGTGGGAGAAGGACGGCCGCAACCTCCGTCTCACCGAGGCCGGCCGCTACATCGTGACATTGGCGCAGCGCGTTCTCCCACAGATCGAAAGGGCCGAAGATGTCCTGTCAGATTATCGCCACGGCCAGCGCGGCTCGCTCAAGATCGGCATGGAATGCCATCCTTGCCATCAATGGTTGATGGGTGTCACAAAGCCCTATCTTATGGAATGGCCAGATGTGGGCCTGGAACTGACGACCTCATTTGCCTTCGGCGGCGTGACAGCTCTCACGGGATACGAAATCGACATCCTGATCACCCCGGATCCGATCGAGACACCTGGCATCCATTATTTGCCGGTGTTTGACTACGAGTTGGTGCTTGCCGTGCCAATCGATCATCCACTGGCATTGAAAGACCACGCAGAACCCATGGACCTGCTGGATGAGACACTGTTCACCTATCCGGTGCCGCCGGAGCGGCTGGACGTCTTCACACAGTTCCTGGTGCCCGCGAACTGCCGTCCTCGCCACCATCGCAATGTCGAGACGACGGAGATGATGCTTCAACTCGTCGCGGCAGGGCGTGGGGTCAGCGCCGTTCCCGACTGGCTGGTACGTCGGGAAGCGGCAGCGCTCGGCGTCCGCCCCATCCACATTGGTCCGGAAGGCATACGGAAAAGCATCCACCTCGGACTAAGAGAGGGCGACGACGCTGTGGATTTCATAGCCGGGTTTGTTGAGACGTCACGGCAAAGATGA
- a CDS encoding MacB family efflux pump subunit produces MTEPLIRVRGVSRAFPAGDEMVRVLKDVDLDIEAGEMMAIIGASGSGKSTLMNILGCLDRPTDGSYWIEGRETSKMSVDELAALRRERFGFIFQRYHLLGDLSAASNVEVPAIYAGRSRSDRHKRAISLLTRLGLAERTGNIPGKLSGGQQQRVSIARALMNGGEIILADEPTGALDTHSGAEVMKILRELHAEGHTIILVTHDKKIAEHADRVVEISDGVIISDERNISKSAATARPIREHAPGAGWRGAIDRMAEAFRMAGAAIWAHKMRSLLTMLGIIIGIASVAAISALGAGSQQQILSSISSLGTNTIEVRAGKGFGDLEAGKIRTLVPADAEALVNQPYVDSVTPTVTTSVTVKRAAVAVNASVTGVGADFFRVRGLEVAHGQLFDAQDVTAYSQNVVIDANAARDLFPDRVNPVGQVILLGTMPARVVGVTKRENSFGPAVDTLTVYAPYTTVMGRMLGRPNVDGITVRIRDDVDPGNVEAAVSRLIERRHGAKDFFLTNSATIRETIETTTQTLTLLISSVAVISLIVGGIGVMNIMLVSVTERTKEIGVRVAVGARRSDILSQFLIEAVMVCLVGGFMGVMLALGISALFNLLSPDFKMIFSSGSIMVAFACSTLIGIVFGFLPARNAAKLDPIEALARD; encoded by the coding sequence ATGACTGAACCACTGATCCGCGTACGTGGGGTATCCCGCGCTTTCCCCGCAGGCGACGAGATGGTGCGGGTGCTGAAAGACGTCGACCTCGACATCGAGGCCGGCGAGATGATGGCCATCATCGGCGCCTCGGGCTCCGGCAAGTCGACGCTGATGAACATTCTTGGCTGCCTCGATCGTCCGACGGACGGCAGCTATTGGATCGAAGGACGCGAGACCTCGAAGATGTCAGTGGACGAACTGGCGGCACTACGCCGTGAGCGTTTTGGTTTCATCTTCCAGCGTTATCATCTGCTTGGCGATCTCAGCGCGGCCAGCAACGTCGAGGTGCCGGCCATCTATGCCGGACGCAGCCGATCCGACCGGCACAAGCGAGCGATCTCCTTGTTGACCCGACTGGGCCTTGCCGAGCGGACGGGCAATATCCCGGGCAAGCTTTCGGGCGGCCAGCAGCAGCGGGTGTCGATCGCCCGCGCCCTGATGAATGGCGGCGAGATAATTCTGGCCGACGAACCAACCGGAGCGCTGGATACGCACAGTGGCGCCGAAGTCATGAAGATCCTGCGCGAGCTTCATGCCGAAGGGCACACCATCATCCTCGTCACTCACGACAAGAAGATCGCCGAACACGCGGATCGGGTTGTCGAGATCAGCGACGGCGTTATCATTTCCGATGAGCGCAATATATCCAAATCCGCCGCGACGGCGCGTCCCATCCGCGAGCACGCGCCGGGCGCTGGTTGGCGTGGTGCGATTGACCGGATGGCTGAAGCTTTTCGTATGGCGGGCGCGGCAATCTGGGCGCACAAGATGCGCTCGCTTCTGACCATGCTCGGCATCATCATCGGTATCGCCTCGGTGGCGGCTATCTCGGCACTGGGAGCCGGCTCGCAGCAACAAATCCTGAGCAGTATCAGTTCGCTTGGCACCAACACGATCGAGGTGCGGGCCGGGAAAGGCTTCGGCGATCTGGAAGCGGGCAAGATACGGACCCTGGTTCCCGCCGATGCCGAAGCGCTGGTGAACCAGCCCTATGTCGACAGCGTGACACCAACCGTCACGACGAGCGTAACTGTCAAGCGCGCCGCCGTGGCCGTCAATGCGTCAGTCACCGGAGTTGGCGCCGACTTCTTTCGCGTACGGGGGCTTGAGGTGGCGCATGGACAACTGTTCGACGCCCAGGACGTTACCGCCTACAGCCAGAATGTGGTGATCGATGCAAACGCCGCGCGAGACCTGTTTCCAGACCGGGTAAACCCGGTGGGGCAGGTCATCCTTCTGGGCACAATGCCGGCGAGGGTCGTAGGTGTGACGAAACGGGAAAACTCCTTCGGCCCGGCGGTTGATACGTTGACCGTTTATGCGCCCTACACAACCGTCATGGGCCGCATGCTGGGTCGTCCGAACGTCGACGGCATAACGGTCCGTATCAGAGACGATGTCGATCCGGGCAATGTCGAAGCCGCAGTTTCCCGCCTTATCGAGCGTCGGCATGGCGCGAAAGACTTCTTCCTCACCAACTCGGCGACCATTCGCGAGACTATCGAGACCACCACGCAAACCCTGACGCTGCTGATTTCGTCAGTCGCCGTGATCTCGCTGATTGTCGGCGGCATCGGCGTGATGAATATCATGCTGGTATCCGTGACCGAACGTACCAAGGAGATCGGCGTTCGTGTGGCTGTCGGCGCGCGCCGCAGCGACATCCTTTCCCAGTTCCTGATCGAGGCCGTCATGGTCTGCCTTGTCGGCGGCTTCATGGGAGTGATGCTCGCCCTCGGGATCAGCGCTCTTTTCAATTTGCTGAGCCCCGACTTCAAAATGATCTTCTCTTCGGGCTCCATTATGGTGGCCTTCGCCTGCTCAACCCTGATCGGAATCGTCTTCGGCTTCCTTCCCGCCCGCAATGCGGCAAAGCTGGACCCGATCGAGGCCTTGGCGCGTGACTGA
- a CDS encoding efflux RND transporter periplasmic adaptor subunit, translating into MTRHITRKRLILGAATLVGLLGVWLLFLRPPAKLELVTAQARTGDIEEVVLATGVLEPLELVRVGAQASGRIEHLAVKIGDIVEAGQLVAEIDSQTRRNTLRDREAALANIRAVHAARSAGLVKAEKDFERERDLLAGGSTPRAQYDAAVAMRDTARAEVQSLDAQVAQAQVALESAGIELDYTRITAPIAGTVVAIVTDEGQTVNALQTAPTIVMIARLDTMTVRADISEADVVRVRRGLPVWFSILGDPKRRFDGELRQVEPAPASIANESNTAASRIGSTNGAVYYTGLIDVANADGVLRPSMTAQVSIVLSHVSGAVLVPLSAVEGAPRAGDTARVRILDAMGEVQIRQVQVGIDNGADIQILSGLQAGDTIVLGASTDERTDGQAQLAAAKR; encoded by the coding sequence ATGACACGACACATTACCCGCAAGCGTTTGATCCTGGGGGCGGCAACCCTTGTCGGTCTGCTGGGCGTCTGGCTGCTGTTTCTGCGTCCGCCGGCAAAGCTTGAACTGGTGACGGCGCAGGCGCGAACGGGTGACATTGAAGAGGTGGTGCTGGCGACGGGGGTTCTCGAACCGCTCGAGCTGGTGCGTGTCGGCGCCCAGGCCTCGGGTCGCATCGAGCATCTGGCTGTCAAGATCGGTGACATCGTTGAGGCTGGCCAATTGGTGGCCGAGATCGATTCCCAGACCCGGCGCAATACCTTGCGGGACCGCGAGGCCGCTTTGGCCAACATCCGCGCCGTTCACGCCGCGCGCAGCGCCGGTCTGGTGAAAGCCGAGAAGGATTTCGAGCGCGAGCGTGACCTGCTGGCAGGTGGTTCCACGCCACGCGCCCAGTATGACGCTGCGGTTGCGATGCGAGACACCGCGCGGGCTGAGGTTCAGTCGCTGGACGCTCAGGTCGCCCAAGCGCAGGTCGCGCTGGAGTCTGCGGGTATAGAACTGGACTATACGCGCATCACTGCCCCAATCGCCGGCACGGTGGTCGCGATCGTCACTGACGAGGGCCAAACCGTGAATGCCCTGCAGACCGCGCCGACCATCGTCATGATCGCGCGATTGGACACAATGACGGTGCGCGCGGATATCTCCGAGGCTGACGTCGTGCGTGTGCGGCGGGGCCTGCCGGTCTGGTTCAGCATTCTTGGCGATCCGAAGCGTCGTTTCGATGGGGAGTTGCGACAGGTGGAACCGGCCCCGGCCTCCATCGCCAACGAGAGCAATACCGCTGCGAGCCGGATTGGCTCAACCAACGGCGCGGTCTATTACACCGGGCTGATCGACGTGGCGAATGCGGACGGGGTCCTGCGGCCCTCCATGACGGCGCAGGTGTCCATCGTCTTGAGCCACGTCAGCGGCGCCGTGCTGGTTCCGCTCAGTGCAGTGGAAGGGGCGCCCCGGGCCGGCGATACGGCGCGTGTGCGCATACTGGACGCGATGGGCGAGGTCCAGATCCGGCAGGTCCAGGTCGGTATCGATAACGGCGCGGACATCCAGATACTTAGCGGTCTTCAGGCAGGCGACACCATCGTGCTTGGAGCATCCACGGACGAACGCACGGATGGCCAGGCTCAACTGGCTGCGGCGAAGCGGTAG